A window of the Scleropages formosus chromosome 5, fSclFor1.1, whole genome shotgun sequence genome harbors these coding sequences:
- the LOC108933829 gene encoding protein bicaudal D homolog 2-like has protein sequence MHRRWPARSPRVELSRTATSRPISRLVGGVSGVSEEKRKAQLWERFKIAEVTHDRKFGHGEKEQLDPITGVAQSGGRHTRTMSEAEYDWPEPGTEPGTEPEDEADPRWLRAEVERLSRELSLTSREKVQAAEYGLAVLEEKQRLKQRYEELEAESDSVRQELEHLRQALGHAHSSHRKVAADGESREESLLQESASRQAFYEQRQLDLQAEVRQLRSALASAQAENERLAAVALDVTESNAAGELQRCRLRDDLKEYKVRESRLLQDCAELEEENICLQKQVSSLKQSQVEFEGLKHEARRLEEELQFLNSQLEGAVRLKEIAERQLGEALETIKSEREQKGALRKELNQHLGAGYLFPAATPPDGAKPSSEESLADLNGSLGILANGSESPPADGERFRPAPSLVDELLSELNISEIQKLKQQLLQVEREKGALLASLQESQAQLESSQGALARQQEQLNCLQENLSAMRKLEASRGQHDERYEAHDYELDVDGPEILACRFQLAAAEAAELRDELKLLRADREERRAELERDNERLREELRVLGARISAAEQSSRSGRDEAARLRRDLERASEEVNESKGSLAVAQDEMAAFSEELANLYHHMCMCNNETPSRVTLDFYRKGGANESSAQPVPGELRSLGAVVREQLAHLQRAVERTIEASRQRGAEPETRPPLDKDKEQEAYMEENLKLKSLLSTKREQIATLRAVLKVNKQTAEVALANLKSKYESEKAMVTEMVTKLRNELKALKEDAATFSSLRAMFATRCDEYVTQLDEMQRQLAAAEDERKTLNSLLRMAIQQKLALTQRLEDLEFHHEQSNRGGRGRGRASGGRSRAASSLPH, from the exons atgcaccgcCGCTGGCCGGCACGCAGTCCGCGAGTCGAGCTGTCACGGACAGCAACGTCTCGGCCAATCTCCCGTTTGGTGGGCGGAGTCTCCGGGGTGTCcgaggagaagaggaaggcgCAGTTATGGGAGAGATTTAAAATAGCAGAAGTGACACATGACCGAAAGTTCGGACACGGGGAGAAAGAGCAGCTCGACCCGATCACCGGCGTAGCGCAGTCCGGCGGccgacacacacgcacaatgtccGAGGCGGAGTACGACTGGCCCGAACCCGGGACCGAACCCGGGACCGAACCCGAGGACGAGGCCGATCCACGGTGGTTGCGGGCGGAGGTGGAGCGACTCTCCCGGGAGTTGAGCCTCACGAGCCGGGAGAAGGTGCAGGCTGCGGAGTACGGACTGGCCGTGTTGGAGGAGAAACAGCGGCTGAAGCAGCGATACGAGGAGCTGGAGGCGGAGTCTGACTCCGTGAGACAGGAGCTGGAGCACCTGAGACAG GCGCTGGGTCACGCCCACTCCAGCCACAGGAAGGTGGCGGCGGACGGGGAGAGTCGCGAGGAGTCCCTGCTGCAGGAGTCGGCCTCCCGGCAGGCCTTTTACGAGCAGAGGCAGCTGGACCTGCAGGCCGAAGTGCGGCAGCTGAGGAGCGCCCTGGCCAGCGCCCAGGCGGAGAACGAGCGCCTCGCTGCCGTCGCCCTCGACGTCACGGAG AGCAACGCGGCGGGCGAGCTCCAGCGATGCCGTCTGCGCGACGACCTCAAGGAGTACAAGGTGCGGGAGTCGCGCCTGCTGCAGGACTGcgcggagctggaggaggagaacatCTGCCTGCAGAAGCAGGTGTCCTCGCTCAAGCAGAGTCAG GTCGAGTTCGAGGGCTTGAAGCACGAGGCTCGgcggctggaggaggagctgcagtTCCTCAACAGTCAGCTAGAGGGAGCCGTGCGGCTGAAGGAGATCGCAGAGCGGCAGCTGGGAGAGGCGCTGGAGACCATCAAGTCGGAGCGCGAGCAGAAAGGCGCCCTGCGTAAGGAGCTGAACCAGCACCTGGGGGCCGGATACCTGTTCCCGGCAGCCACGCCCCCGGATGGCGCAAAACCGAGCAGCGAGGAGTCGCTCGCCGACTTGAACGGCAGTCTCGGCATCCTGGCTAATGGCAGCGAGTCTCCGCCCGCTGACGGCGAGCGTTTCCGGCCCGCCCCTAGCCTGGTGGACGAGCTGCTGAGCGAACTCAACATCTCAGAGATCCAGAAGCtgaagcagcagctcctccag GTGGAGCGGGAGAAGGGGGCGCTCCTGGCCTCGCTGCAGGAGTCCCAGGCGCAGCTGGAGAGCAGCCAGGGGGCCCTGGCCAGGCAGCAGGAGCAGCTAAACTGCCTGCAGGAGAACCTGAGCGCCATGCGGAAGCTggaggccagcagggggcagcacgACGAGCGGTACGAAGCCCACGACTACGAGCTGGACGTGGACGGGCCGGAGATCCTGGCGTGCAGGTTCCAGCTGGCTGCGGCCGAGGCCGCCGAGCTGCGGGACGAGCTGAAGCTCCTGCGGGCCGACCGCGAGGAGCGCCGAGCCGAGCTGGAGCGGGACAACGAGCGCCTGCGGGAGGAGCTACGGGTCCTGGGCGCTCGTATCTCGGCCGCCGAGCAGAGCAGCCGCTCGGGGCGCGATGAGGCGGCGCGCTTGCGGCGGGACCTGGAGCGGGCGAGCGAGGAGGTGAACGAGTCGAAGGGCAGCCTCGCCGTTGCCCAGGACGAGATGGCAGCCTTCAGCGAGGAGCTGGCCAACCTCTACCACCACATGTGCATGTGTAATAACGAGACGCCGAGCCGCGTCACGCTCGACTTCTACCGCAAGGGCGGCGCCAATGAGTCCTCCGCGCAGCCGGTGCCGGGCGAATTGCGCAGCCTGGGCGCCGTCGTGCGGGAGCAACTGGCGCACCTGCAGCGGGCCGTGGAGCGCACCATCGAGGCGTCCCGCCAGCGGGGCGCGGAGCCAGAGACACGACCCCCCCTGGATAAGGACAAGGAGCAGGAGGCCTACATGGAGGAGAACCTCAAGCTGAAGTCGCTGCTGAGCACCAAGCGGGAGCAGATCGCCACCCTGAGGGCTGTCCTCAAGGTCAACAAGCAG ACCGCGGAGGTGGCTCTGGCCAACCTGAAGAGCAAGTACGAGAGCGAGAAGGCCATGGTGACGGAGATGGTGACGAAGCTGCGCAACGAGCTGAAGGCCCTCAAGGAGGACGCGGCCACCTTCTCGTCGCTGCGAGCCATGTTCGCCACACG GTGCGACGAATACGTCACGCAGCTGGACGAGATGCAGCGGCAGCTGGCTGCGGCCGAGGACGAGAGGAAGACGCTCAACTCCCTGCTGCGCATGGCCATACAGCAGAAGCTGGCGCTGACGCAGCGCCTCGAGGACCTCGAGTTCCACCACGAGCAGTCGAACCGCGGCGGTCGTGGGCGGGGCCGGGCGTCCGGGGGGCGGAGCCGGGCCGCCTCCAGCCTCCCTCAC TGA
- the LOC108933827 gene encoding ninjurin-1-like, translating into MASAHLELDGLGGAERAGEVLEGGGRRRNPGALNMNHYANKKSAVESMLDVALLTANASQLKAVVEQGPELSFYGPLVALISISLVLQVLVGVLLIFTVKWNLNDERKHFRLNILENISTVLVFVIVVVNIFIAAFGVQRPAQRG; encoded by the exons ATGGCCTCCGCGCACTTAGAGCTGGATGGACTTGGAGGAGCAGAAAGAGCTGGGGAG GTTCTTGAGGGCGGAGGAAGGCGCCGGAACCCCGGTGCCCTCAACATGAACCACTACGCCAACAAGAAGAGCGCCGTCGAGAGCATGCTGGACGTGGCTCTGCTCACGGCCAACGCCTCGCAGCTGAAGGCCGTCGTGGAGCAGGGCCCAGAGCTCTCCTTCTATGGGCCGCTCGTGGCGCTCATCAGCATCTCGCTCGTCCTTCAGGTCCTCGTGGGAGTTCTCCTCATCTTCACGG TGAAATGGAACCTGAACGATGAGCGGAAGCACTTCAGGCTGAACATCCTGGAGAACATCTCCACTGTGCTGGTTTTCGTCATCGTGGTCGTCAACATCTTCATCGCAGCGTTCGGCGTCCAGCGTCCAGCCCAGCGGGGGTGA